A segment of the Candidatus Methylomirabilota bacterium genome:
CCACTCCACCTCGTAGAGGTTGCCGGCGATCTTCCTCCAGTCCTTCTGGGTGCGCTCGCCCACCACGTCGAAGGCGTTGCCGAGCTTGATCTTCACCCGCTCGTCCTTCGCGGTGTGGTCGATCCAGTCCTCGCCGATGAACTGCTGACTGCCGCTCGCGTCGGCCTTGTAGACGCGAACCTTGCCCTTGGGCAGCGGCAGGCCCAGGCGATTCTCCTTGCTGTTGCGGATCTCG
Coding sequences within it:
- a CDS encoding DUF4139 domain-containing protein → EIRNSKENRLGLPLPKGKVRVYKADASGSQQFIGEDWIDHTAKDERVKIKLGNAFDVVGERTQKDWRKIAGNLYEVEWEIALRNHKAEVQTVTVIEPVPGDWQVLSSTHPYEKVEAHTLKYEISIPKESSAKLTYRVRLRF